The genomic region ACTGGATCATCAGCAGCGCCAGCCAGAAGCCGGGCGCCGCGACACCGGTCAGCGACACGACCCGGATGATCTGGTCGGGCAGCCGGTCCCGGTAGATCGCCGCGGTCACCCCGCCCACGAGGGACAGCACGACCGCGACGCCCAGACCCAGGAAGGTGAGCTGGAGGGTGAGCGGCAGCGCGGTGGTGACCTGGTCGACGACCGGTGCCCGGGTCAGCGCGCTGGTGCCCATGTCGCCGTGCAGCAGGTCGGCGACGAAGTCGGCGTAGCGCACGGGCAGTGGGTCGAGCAGGCCGTGTTCCTCGCGGAAGTCGTGCAGTTGCCGCGGCGTCGGGTTGGCGCCCTGGAAGAACGCGGACGCCGGGTCGACGTCCGAGAACCGCATCACCAGGAACACGAACAGCACGATGCCGAGCATCAGCGGCACGAGCAGGGCGACACGGCGCAGCAGGATCCGCAGGACGGCCGTCATACCGCTAGGCCCACTTGGCCTGGAGGAGGTTGATGCCCGGGTAGGGCTGTGCCCTTATGCCGCTGAGCCGCTTCGGGTCCCAGGCCGTCATCAGCTCGTTGTGGACGACCGGGTAGAGCACGGCCTGTTCGGCGACGACGTCGATGTAGTCCTGGACCATCGCCTTCTTCTTCTCCGGGTCCGGCTCCCGGGTGGCCCGGTCCATGTCCCTGAAGAGCGCCTTGGCGACGGGGTCGCCCGCCCACCGCGTGTACTGCATCCACAGGTTCTCGGGCCCGTAGTTGTAGTGCATGATCAGGTCGGCGTCGAGGCCGAACTGGTTGGGGTTCGAGGCGGCGGCGACGACCTGGTAGTCCTGCTTCTGGTCCATCTTCGTGAACACGGCCGTGGTCTCCTGCGGGGACAGGGTCGTCTTCACGCCGATCGCGTCCCAGGACGCCTTGATGGTGGGCAGGCAGTCGACGATCCAGCTGACGTTCACCGCGAGGATGTCGATGCTCAGGTCCCTGACCCCGGCCTCCTTCAGCAGTGCCTTCGCCTTGTCGGGGTCGTGGTCGTAGACGGTCCTGGCCCGGCGGTAGGACGGGTTGCTCTCGTCGAGGAAGGAACTCGACGGCTTGCCGTGGCCCTTGAGCGCCACCTCCACCATCTTCTCGGTGTCGATGGCGTAGTGCAGGGCCTGACGCACGCGCACGTCGTCGAAGGGCTTGTGCCGGGTGTTGAACATCAGGAACAGGTTGTTCATCCCGGCCCCGCCGGCGACCGTCAGCCCGCCGCTCTCCAACTGCGCGATGTTGGCGTACGGGATGTTGTCCGCGATCTGCGCGCCCGCGCTCGACCCCGAGATCTTCGCGACGCGGGGTGCCGCGTCCACGATCGTCAGCCAGTTCATCTTCCGGAAGGCCGGCTTGCGCGGGCCGTTGTAGTCGTCGAACGCCTCGAAGGTGGTGTTCGACTTCGGGTGGTGCGCGGTCTGCCGGTAGGGCCCCGAGCCGATCGCCTTGCCCTTGATGGCGTCGTCCCAGGCGCCCGGCTGCGAGAACACGTGTCTGGGCATGATCTTGGCGAGGGTCAGCCGCGAAAGCCCGTCCGGGAAGGGGAACTTGAGCACCAGCTCCACCTTCCGCGCGTCGATCTTCCGGACCTCCTTCAGCCAGCTCGCGAAGAAGCCCTTGGCGAGGGTCTGGGTGTCCGGGTCGAGGATCCGTTCGAAGACGAAGACCACGTCGTCGGCGGTCACGGGCTTGCCGTCGTGGAACTTCGCCCCGGCCCGCAGCGTGAACGTCCAGGACGTGCTGCCCGGGTCCTTCGGCACCTCGGTCGCCAGGGCCGGGTACGGCTCGCGGGAGATCGGGTCGGTGTCGAGCAGGCCCTCGTAGATGTGGTTGTTGGCGGCCATGCAGAACGCCGACGCGGTCTGGGTGGGATCCCAGCTGCCGTCGTTGCCGTAGCCGATCACGGCGGTGAGGGTCCGGTCCCGGCCGCCGCCCCCGCCGGTGTCGTTCGTGGACTCCGGCCCGGACGAACAGGCCGACAGCGACGCGGAGACGGCGGCGGCCGCGCCCAGCGCGCCGGTGTACTTCAGGAACTGCCGGCGGTGCGGCGCCGGCACGTCGTGGGTCACGTCGCGCACGGGGTCCTCCAGCGAGAGGTCTGGAAAGGAGACAAGGGAGCGAGCAGCGGAGATACGACGTCCTACGTCCTGCGGTCAGCGCGACGATAGGAGGGGCCGTGGGGGCGGTCAAGGGATCGCACACGAATGGCGTATCTGCCACAGGTCGGACCAATGGCACTGGGAAACGCCGTGAGTTGATGACCTGTCAGGGCCGGTCCGGACCGGGTACCGCCAGAGGTGGGACGTGGGACGTCCGGGGCGCGTACGATGCGGCGCATGTCCGAGGAGCCCAGGACCAGCCGGATACAACGCCAGGTCGTGCAGCTCATCCTCGACCGCAGACTCACCGCCGGTGCGCCGCTGCCCACCGAGGCCGAACTCATGGAGGACCTCGGCGTCAGCCGCAACTCCGTCCGCGAGGCCCTCAAGGCCCTCCAGGCCCTCGACATCGTCGAGATCAGACACGGCTACGGCACCTACGTCGGCCAGGCCTCCCTCACCCCCCTCGTCGACGGCCTGACCTTCCGCACCCTGGCCCGGCACGACGACGACCCCGGCGCCCTCGCCGAGATCCTCCAGGTCCGCGAGGTACTGGAAGAGGGCCTGATCCGCCGGGTCGCGGCGACGGTCACCGAGGCGGAACTGGACCGGCTGGAGGGCGTGGTGACCCGCATGGAGCGCGCGGGCGGCACGGGCCGCTCCTTCCCGGAACTCGACCGCGAGTTCCACGAGATCTTGTACGCCTCCCTCGGCAACGCCCAGCTCCTCGGCGCCTTCTGGACGGTCTTCCGGCGGGTCTCCGGCGCCCGCGGCTGGACCGCCGACCCGTCCCCCGAGATCACGGTCCGCCGCCACCGCGACATCGTCACCGCCCTGCGCGCCCGCGACGTCGAGGGCGCGCAGCGGGCCATGGCGGTGCACTTCCGGGGGATCGAGGCACGGGCGGCACAGGAGTCACGAGGGGTGGGCTGATTCCGCTCCCCGGGGGAGCGGGCACGGAGCATGATGAGGGGCGTGACCCAGCTGTGGAGTGAGAGCGGCGCCGGCGTCCTGAGACTGCCTTCCGGCCGGTTGGTGCGGGGACGAGGTCTCCGGCACCCCATGGACCCCGGCGCGCAGCTTCCCTCCTACGGCGTCTACCTGCTCGGCCGGCAGCCGCCCGGGGTTCCCTGGGAGGCGTGTTGGATCCGCTGGCCCGACTTCCGCCTCCCGTCGGATCGGGCAGCCGCCCGCGAGGTGCTGGCCGAAGCCTGGGAGCGGGCCGCCGGGGAGCGCGTGGAGATCGCCTGCGGCGGAGGACGTGGCCGCACGGGCACGGCTCTGGCCTGCCTCGCGGTCCTGGACGGCGTACCCGGCGAGGAGGCGGTGGCGTACGTGCGCCGGCACTACGACAGGCATGCCGTGGAAACGCCCTGGCAGCGGCGGTTCGTACGCCGGTTCGGTAGGGGATGAGCCCCTCCTCAAACGCTGTTCGGGCGCCTCACCATGAAGATGTCGACCGGATCCTGGGATTCGATCGTGAAGCCGTGGCGTTCGTAGAGGCGGCGGGCCGGGCTGCCCTGGAGGACGTTCAGGCGGACCAGGGCGTTGTCCGCGTCGGTCCGGGTCAGCAGGGTGTGGAGGACCGCCGCTCCGAGCCCTCGGCCCTGGAGGGCCGGGGCGAGATAGAAGTGCTCCAGCCAGTGGCCGTTCTCGTCGGTCTCGGACGGGCGCAGGGCGACGCTGCCCGCGAAGGAGCCGTCGGCCTCGATGATCGAGGTGTGCCGGGCGGAGAAGCCGTCCCGCAGGCGCTGCCTGACCCGGTGTGCGTCGTAGCGGCCCAGGCGCTCCAGATCCGGGCGCATCACCACCGCCCGCAGCTCCGCTATCGGCTCGACATCGGCCGGCTCGGCCGGGCGCATGGTCCAAGACTGTTCCATGGAGGGGGATCGTAGGCGCGAAATCGTCCGCACACCGCTTATCGGCAATCAGCTTTTCGCATTGCCGAACCCCTTTGTGCTGCCCCGCAGTTGTAGGGCACAGACCCCTCCCGAGTGTAGGCGCGGAGCGTCACCGCGGAGATGCGAAGAGTGAAACTCCGAAAGGAGGGGGAGCACGGTGGAGGCACGACACTCGGCGCTCTGCGCCGAAGAAGCGGAGGATGCGGTGAAAGAATTGCGGGCAGAACTCGCCAAGGCCGGAATTATCCTGCCGTCACTGGGGCTCGACCCGGTGAGTCTTGCGCGGGAAGCACCCTGTCCGCTCATGGAATCCGGCGGGTGTTCCGTTCGGACCGCCCGGCGGCTCGCGGCGGTGCCGCGATGAAGCCCCCGGTCGGCGCGTACGTCGTGGACACCCGCAGCGGCCGCATCGGCATCGTCATGGGGCATGAGGGGCCCTACGTGCAGCTGAGGCCGTACGGGGGCGGGAAGGAGTGGGACGCCGATCCCGCTGCCGTCCGGCACGCCACCCCGGCCGAGCGGCTGCGCGCGGCGACGGCGTACGCCAACGCCCGCAGCAGGGGCGAGGTCCCTTGACCTCATGACCCTGCGAGAATGGCGCCATGAGTCTGTTCCGCGACGACGGCATCGTGCTGCGCACCCAGAAGCTGGGTGAGGCGGACCGGATCATCACGCTGCTCACCCGCGGTCACGGACGGGTACGGGCGGTGGCCAGGGGCGTGCGCCGGACGAAGTCGAAGTTCGGTGCGCGCCTCGAACCCTTCTCCCACGTCGACGTGCAGTTCTTCGCCAAGGGAAGCGAGCTGGTCGGGCGCGGGCTGCCGCTGTGCACGCAGAGCGAGACCATCGCCCCGTACGGGGGCGGGATCGTCAGCGACTACGCGCGGTACACCGCCGGGACCGCGATGCTCGAGACCGCCGAGCGGTTCACCGACCACGAGGGGGAGCCGGCCGTGCAGCAGTACCTGCTGCTCGTCGGCGGGCTGCGGACCCTCGCCCGCGGGGAGCACGCGCCGCACCTCGTGCTGGACGCGTTCCTGCTCCGGTCCCTCGCCGTCAACGGCTACGCCCCGAGCTTCACCGACTGCGCGAAGTGCGGTATGCCCGGGCCCAACAGGTTCTTCTCGGTCGCCTCGGGCGGTTCCGTCTGCGCGGACTGCCGGGTGCCCGGCAGCGTCGTACCCTCGCCCCAGGCCCTGGAACTCCTCGGCGCGCTGCTTACGGGAGACTGGGAGACCGCGGACGCCTGCGAGGCGCGGTACGTCCGGGAGGGCAGCGGGCTGGTGTCCGCGTATCTGCACTGGCACATGGAGCGCGGGCTGCGCTCCCTGCGCTACGTCGAGAAGTAAGCGAAGCAAGCGAGCACGAGGAGACGAGAAACACATGGCCGTACGCGGGATCCTGGGGCGGCAGCGCCGGGAGTACAGGACGCCGGAGCCGCACCCGTCCGGCGCGCGGCCGCCGAAGCTCCCCGGGGAGCTCGTACCGCAGCATGTGGCGATCGTCATGGACGGCAACGGGCGGTGGGCGAAGGAGCGGGGCCTGCCGCGCACCGAGGGGCACAAGGTCGGCGCCGAGCGGGTGGTCGACGTGCTCCAGGGCGCCATCGAGATGGGCGTGGGCGCCATCTCCCTGTACGCCTTCTCCACCGAGAACTGGAAGCGTTCGCCGGACGAGGTGCGCTTCCTGATGAACTTCAACCGGGACTTCATCCGCAAGTCCCGCGACCAGCTGGACGAGCTGGGTGTGCGGGTGCGCTGGGTGGGGCGGATGCCCAAGCTGTGGCGGTCCGTGGCCAAGGAGCTCCAGATCGCCCAGGAGCAGACCAAGGGGAACGACCGGCTCACGCTGTACTTCTGCATGAACTACGGCGGGCGCGCCGAGATCGCCGACGCCGCCCAGGCGCTCGCGGCCGATGTGAAGGCCGGGAAGCTCGATCCGTCGAAGGTCAACGAGAAGACCTTCGCGAAGTACATGTACTACCCGGACATGCCGGACGTGGACCTGTTCCTGCGTCCGAGCGGTGAACAGCGCACCTCCAACTACCTGATCTGGCAGAGCGCGTACGCCGAGATGGTCTTCCAGGACGTGCTGTGGCCGGACTTCGACCGCCGGGACCTGTGGCGGGCCTGCCTGGAGTACGCCTCGCGGGACCGCCGCTTCGGCGGGGCCATCCCGAACGAGGAACTGCTGGCCATGGAGGGCAAGCAGCAGTAGGTCTCACGGCCGTTCCGAGATCTGGCGGTCGCGCAGTTCCCTCAGGGGCGCGGGGAACTGCGCGACCGGCCGCTACCGACCCGCACCCCGATGGCCGGGCCTCACCTTCACGGCGAACAACGGCTCAACCGCCGGAGGACTTCGCGCAGTCGGCGCACGTGCCGAAGATCTCCACCGTGTGGGCCACGTTCACGAAGCCGTGCTCGGTGGCGATGGCCTCCGCCCACTTCTCCACGGCCGGGCCCTCGACCTCGACGGCCTTGCCGCAGCCGCGGCACACCAGGTGGTGGTGATGGTCGTCGGTGGAGCAGCGCCGGTAGACGGACTCGCCGTCGGCGGTGCGCAGGACGTCGACCTCGCCGGCGTCGGCGAGGGACTGGAGGGTGCGGTAGACCGTGGTGAGCCCGACCGAGTCGCCCTTGTGCTTGAGCATGTCGTGCAGTTCCTGCGCGCTGCGGAACTCGTCGACCTCGTCCAGGGCCGCCGCCACGGCGGCACGCTGCCTGGTGGCGCGGCCCTTCACGGACGGTCCAGCGGTCGTCACCGTTGCCTCCTCACGTCTGCCTTGCCCGGGCCATTGTGCCAGCCCGGGGCGGGGGCGGTCAGACGCCGACTTCGTCGGCTGTCTCCCGGGTGCCCGGAATCGTGCACTCGGCAGGGTCGTGGGCGGGATCCGCGGCGGTCCGGGCACGGGCGCGGCGGCGGGCCAGCGGAGCCGCGAGCGCCGTCAGCACGACGAAGGCGCCGATGGTCAGCAGCACGATCGTCGCGCCGGGCGGCACGTCCTGGTAGTACGAGGTGACGGTCCCGCCGATCGTCACGCTCACGCCGATGGCGACGGCGATCACGAAGGTCGCGGCGAAGCTGCGGCCGATCTGCTGGGCGGCCGCGACGGGCACCACCATCAGCGCGCTGACCAGCAGCAGGCCGACCACGCGCATAGCCACCGTCACCGTGACGGCCGCGGTGATCGCCGTCAGCAGGTTCAGGGCGCGCACCGGCAGGCCCGTCACCCGGGCGAACTCCTCGTCCTGGCTGACCGCGAACAGCTGCCGGCGCAGGCCGAGGGTGACCAGGACGACGAAGGCGGCCAGCACGCAGATCGCCGTGACGTCCGACTCGGACACCGTAGACAGGGAGCCGAACAGGTACGACGTCAGGTTGGCGTTGGAGCCCGTCGGCGCGAGGTTGATGAACATCACACCGCCGGCCATGCCGCCGTAGAACAGCATCGCGAGGGCGATGTCGCCTCGGGTCCTGCCGTACCAGCGGATCAGCTCCATGAGGACCGCGCCGAGGACGGAGACGAGGGTCGCCATCCACACCGGGGACCAGGTCAGCAGGAAGCCCAGGCCGACGCCGGTCATCGCCACGTGCCCGATGCCGTCGCCCATCAGGGCCTGGCGGCGCTGGACCAGGTAGATCCCCACCGCGGGGGCCGTGATGCCGACCAGGACGGCGGCGAGCAGCGCCCGCTGCATGAAGGCGTAGTCGAGGAAGTCCATCAGCTCAGCAGTCCCGTGCGGATCGGTTCGGCGCCCGCGGGTGCGTGCGGGTGTACGTGGTCGTGGCCGGGGAGGGCGTGCTGCCCGACCGCCTTCGGGGGCGGGCCGTCGTGCACGACACAGCCGTCGCGGAGTACGACCGCCCGGTCGATGAGGGGCTCCAGGGGGCCCAGTTCGTGCAGCACGAGCAGCACGGTCGTGCCCTGCGAGACCTGCTCGCGCAGCGTGTGCGCCAGCACCTCCTGGCTGGCCAGGTCCACACCGGCCATCGGCTCGTCCATGATCAGCAGTTCCGGCTCGGAGGCCAGGGCACGGGCTATCAGGACGCGCTGGTGCTGGCCGCCGGACAGGGCGTTGACCGAGTCCTTGGCCCGGTCGGCCATGCCGACGAGCTCCAGCGCCTGCCGCACGGCCGTGTGGTCCGCCTTGCGCAGCACGCCGAAGCGGGCCCGGGACAGCCGGCCGGAGGAGACCACCTCGGTCACCGTGGCGGGCACGCCGCCCGCGGCCGTGGTGCGCTGCGGGACGTAGCCCACGCGGTGCCAGTCCCGGAACCGCCTACGGTCCGTGCCGAACAGCTGGATCTCACCGGCGCCGGTCTGCACCTGGCCGATGATGCTGCGCACGGCCGTGGACTTGCCGGAGCCGTTCGCGCCGAGCAGCGCGACGACCTCGCCGTGGTGCACGGTGAGGTCGATGCCGCGCAGGACGGGGCGCGAGCCCAGGTCCGCGCGGACGCCGCGCAGGGATATGACGGGCTCGGTCATGCCGTCCTCCGATGGGTCGATCACTTGGCTCCCAGAGCCGTCTGCAGGGCCTTGAGGTTGGCTTCCATGACCTGGAAGTAGTCGTCGCCGCGGGACTTGTCCGTGATGCCCTCGAGCGGGTCGAGGACGTCCGTCTTCAGGTTGGCGTCCCGGGCCAGGGTCTTCGCGGTCTTGTCGGAGACCAGTGTCTCGTAGAAGACGGTGGTGACGCCGTCGGCCTTGGCCTCCTGCTGGAGCTCCTTGACCCGGGCGGCGCTGGGCTCGCTCTCGGGGTCGAGGCCGGAGATGGCCTCCTGGGTGAGGCCGTAGCGCTCGGCGAGGTAGCCGAAGGCGGCGTGGTTGGTGAAGAAGACCTTGGTCCTGCTGTTCTTCAGGCCGTTCTCGAAGTCGCCGTTGAGCCCGTTCAGCTTCTCGACCAGGGCCGCGGTGTTCTTCCTGTAGTCGGCCGCGTGGTCCGGGTCGGCCTTCTCGAACGCCTTGCCGACGCCCTCGGCGACCTCGGCGTACTTCACCGGGTCCAGCCAGACGTGCGGGTCGCGGGCGTGCTCCTCCTCCTCGGCGTGGCCTTCCTCCTCGGCGTGCCCCTTCTCGCCCTCGTGGCTGTGCTCGGTGTTGCCGTGGTCCTCGAGGGTCGTCAGGGTGGCCGCGTCGATCTTCGTCTTGATGCCGGTCTGCGAGACCGCCTCGTCGACGGCGGGCTGGAGGCCCTTGAGGTAGAGCGCAGCGTCGGCCTCTTCGAGCTGGGCCCGCTGCTTGGTGCTGATCTCCAGGTCGTGCGGCTCCTGGCCGGGTTCGGTCAGGCTGGTGACGTTCGCGTGGTCGCCGCCGATCTGCTCGGCGAGGAACGCCATCGGGTAGAACGACGCGACGACGTCGAACTTGTCGGTGTTGCCCGTCGCCGCGCTGTCGCTGGAGCAGGCGGAGAGGGCACCGAGGCCGAGAGCGGTGGCCGCGGTGACCGCGGTGGCGGGTATGAGGCGTCGTCGTACGTTCATGACACTCATTTTCAACAAATATGGAAACCGTTGTCAACAAACCG from Streptomyces chartreusis NRRL 3882 harbors:
- a CDS encoding metal ABC transporter ATP-binding protein — protein: MTEPVISLRGVRADLGSRPVLRGIDLTVHHGEVVALLGANGSGKSTAVRSIIGQVQTGAGEIQLFGTDRRRFRDWHRVGYVPQRTTAAGGVPATVTEVVSSGRLSRARFGVLRKADHTAVRQALELVGMADRAKDSVNALSGGQHQRVLIARALASEPELLIMDEPMAGVDLASQEVLAHTLREQVSQGTTVLLVLHELGPLEPLIDRAVVLRDGCVVHDGPPPKAVGQHALPGHDHVHPHAPAGAEPIRTGLLS
- a CDS encoding isoprenyl transferase; this encodes MAVRGILGRQRREYRTPEPHPSGARPPKLPGELVPQHVAIVMDGNGRWAKERGLPRTEGHKVGAERVVDVLQGAIEMGVGAISLYAFSTENWKRSPDEVRFLMNFNRDFIRKSRDQLDELGVRVRWVGRMPKLWRSVAKELQIAQEQTKGNDRLTLYFCMNYGGRAEIADAAQALAADVKAGKLDPSKVNEKTFAKYMYYPDMPDVDLFLRPSGEQRTSNYLIWQSAYAEMVFQDVLWPDFDRRDLWRACLEYASRDRRFGGAIPNEELLAMEGKQQ
- a CDS encoding metal ABC transporter permease, whose amino-acid sequence is MDFLDYAFMQRALLAAVLVGITAPAVGIYLVQRRQALMGDGIGHVAMTGVGLGFLLTWSPVWMATLVSVLGAVLMELIRWYGRTRGDIALAMLFYGGMAGGVMFINLAPTGSNANLTSYLFGSLSTVSESDVTAICVLAAFVVLVTLGLRRQLFAVSQDEEFARVTGLPVRALNLLTAITAAVTVTVAMRVVGLLLVSALMVVPVAAAQQIGRSFAATFVIAVAIGVSVTIGGTVTSYYQDVPPGATIVLLTIGAFVVLTALAAPLARRRARARTAADPAHDPAECTIPGTRETADEVGV
- the recO gene encoding DNA repair protein RecO, with protein sequence MSLFRDDGIVLRTQKLGEADRIITLLTRGHGRVRAVARGVRRTKSKFGARLEPFSHVDVQFFAKGSELVGRGLPLCTQSETIAPYGGGIVSDYARYTAGTAMLETAERFTDHEGEPAVQQYLLLVGGLRTLARGEHAPHLVLDAFLLRSLAVNGYAPSFTDCAKCGMPGPNRFFSVASGGSVCADCRVPGSVVPSPQALELLGALLTGDWETADACEARYVREGSGLVSAYLHWHMERGLRSLRYVEK
- a CDS encoding ABC transporter substrate-binding protein; its protein translation is MRDVTHDVPAPHRRQFLKYTGALGAAAAVSASLSACSSGPESTNDTGGGGGRDRTLTAVIGYGNDGSWDPTQTASAFCMAANNHIYEGLLDTDPISREPYPALATEVPKDPGSTSWTFTLRAGAKFHDGKPVTADDVVFVFERILDPDTQTLAKGFFASWLKEVRKIDARKVELVLKFPFPDGLSRLTLAKIMPRHVFSQPGAWDDAIKGKAIGSGPYRQTAHHPKSNTTFEAFDDYNGPRKPAFRKMNWLTIVDAAPRVAKISGSSAGAQIADNIPYANIAQLESGGLTVAGGAGMNNLFLMFNTRHKPFDDVRVRQALHYAIDTEKMVEVALKGHGKPSSSFLDESNPSYRRARTVYDHDPDKAKALLKEAGVRDLSIDILAVNVSWIVDCLPTIKASWDAIGVKTTLSPQETTAVFTKMDQKQDYQVVAAASNPNQFGLDADLIMHYNYGPENLWMQYTRWAGDPVAKALFRDMDRATREPDPEKKKAMVQDYIDVVAEQAVLYPVVHNELMTAWDPKRLSGIRAQPYPGINLLQAKWA
- a CDS encoding GNAT family N-acetyltransferase, which produces MRPAEPADVEPIAELRAVVMRPDLERLGRYDAHRVRQRLRDGFSARHTSIIEADGSFAGSVALRPSETDENGHWLEHFYLAPALQGRGLGAAVLHTLLTRTDADNALVRLNVLQGSPARRLYERHGFTIESQDPVDIFMVRRPNSV
- a CDS encoding metal ABC transporter substrate-binding protein, with amino-acid sequence MNVRRRLIPATAVTAATALGLGALSACSSDSAATGNTDKFDVVASFYPMAFLAEQIGGDHANVTSLTEPGQEPHDLEISTKQRAQLEEADAALYLKGLQPAVDEAVSQTGIKTKIDAATLTTLEDHGNTEHSHEGEKGHAEEEGHAEEEEHARDPHVWLDPVKYAEVAEGVGKAFEKADPDHAADYRKNTAALVEKLNGLNGDFENGLKNSRTKVFFTNHAAFGYLAERYGLTQEAISGLDPESEPSAARVKELQQEAKADGVTTVFYETLVSDKTAKTLARDANLKTDVLDPLEGITDKSRGDDYFQVMEANLKALQTALGAK
- a CDS encoding Fur family transcriptional regulator; the encoded protein is MTTAGPSVKGRATRQRAAVAAALDEVDEFRSAQELHDMLKHKGDSVGLTTVYRTLQSLADAGEVDVLRTADGESVYRRCSTDDHHHHLVCRGCGKAVEVEGPAVEKWAEAIATEHGFVNVAHTVEIFGTCADCAKSSGG
- a CDS encoding FadR/GntR family transcriptional regulator encodes the protein MRRMSEEPRTSRIQRQVVQLILDRRLTAGAPLPTEAELMEDLGVSRNSVREALKALQALDIVEIRHGYGTYVGQASLTPLVDGLTFRTLARHDDDPGALAEILQVREVLEEGLIRRVAATVTEAELDRLEGVVTRMERAGGTGRSFPELDREFHEILYASLGNAQLLGAFWTVFRRVSGARGWTADPSPEITVRRHRDIVTALRARDVEGAQRAMAVHFRGIEARAAQESRGVG